In Flavobacteriaceae bacterium, the following proteins share a genomic window:
- a CDS encoding AraC family transcriptional regulator has protein sequence MQYQQKSPKEKLLKYIKLFWQIDGSDNIQIKKDKIIPDGFPEIIFHYKDLYKININNKWEVQSKFLIAGQIKNHFYLENTGIIGMLGIKLQPSALKILFDLDMVQLVDNVIQIPKDLESTLKSIISIATSNQPFETKIEIIENWFENYIKTHQLKPHEIDKAVNLIISRKGNLNVKDICSFINVNERTLERYFKSYIGLTPKFYCRIIRFSNIFKTINETNNWLDISYISGFYDQSHFIKNFKEFTGEDPSKYGFDKENMANFFLK, from the coding sequence ATGCAGTATCAGCAAAAATCACCAAAAGAAAAACTATTAAAGTATATTAAACTCTTTTGGCAAATAGATGGTAGTGATAATATTCAAATTAAAAAAGATAAAATAATACCCGATGGTTTTCCAGAAATAATCTTCCATTATAAAGATTTGTACAAAATAAATATTAATAATAAGTGGGAAGTACAATCTAAATTTTTAATCGCTGGCCAGATTAAAAATCATTTTTATTTAGAAAATACAGGAATTATAGGTATGTTAGGCATAAAATTACAGCCTTCAGCTTTAAAAATACTATTCGACCTAGACATGGTACAATTGGTTGATAATGTTATTCAAATACCCAAAGATTTAGAAAGTACATTAAAATCTATAATATCTATAGCTACCTCAAATCAACCCTTTGAAACTAAAATTGAGATTATTGAAAACTGGTTTGAAAATTATATAAAAACTCATCAATTAAAACCTCACGAAATTGATAAAGCTGTCAATTTAATTATTAGTAGAAAAGGGAATCTTAATGTTAAAGATATATGTAGTTTCATTAACGTTAACGAACGTACTTTAGAGCGTTATTTTAAATCTTACATTGGATTAACTCCTAAGTTTTATTGTAGAATTATACGATTCTCCAACATTTTTAAAACGATAAACGAAACTAATAATTGGCTGGATATAAGCTATATTTCTGGGTTTTATGATCAGTCACATTTTATCAAAAATTTTAAAGAGTTTACTGGAGAAGATCCTTCAAAATATGGTTTTGATAAAGAGAACATGGCAAATTTCTTTTTAAAATAA
- a CDS encoding DUF4870 domain-containing protein, whose product MKENRQLIVLTHLSQLATLLLGFGSLIIPLVIWMTNRDKIYGLNAHGKSIINFQLSLIVCYIVCIPLILLFGLGLVGFLILGLLSIIYPVINAIKVSNGETPHYPLSLSFIS is encoded by the coding sequence ATGAAAGAGAATAGACAACTTATCGTATTAACTCATTTAAGTCAATTAGCAACATTGCTTCTTGGTTTTGGGAGTTTAATAATACCGTTAGTGATCTGGATGACTAACAGAGATAAAATTTATGGTTTAAATGCACATGGAAAAAGTATTATCAATTTCCAATTGAGTTTAATAGTATGCTATATTGTATGTATTCCTTTAATACTACTATTTGGCTTAGGATTAGTAGGGTTTTTAATTTTAGGACTATTATCTATTATATACCCAGTTATAAATGCAATAAAAGTAAGTAATGGGGAAACTCCTCATTACCCGTTATCTCTTAGTTTTATTAGTTAG